One Methylobacterium oryzae DNA window includes the following coding sequences:
- a CDS encoding phosphatase PAP2 family protein, whose translation MRPDRAVHAGRAPIVRARNPARPWWRLLRRHSTGIAAPDPRLWALTLAIVAVDAVWMAASGIAAAPLGFALAGLAVLVLLSAASCLSTVKSDPPLRGMALASAFLIAFTVPVAVLHFLAAGIGLPFVDPALARIEAALGFDWTGHVAFLARHPTLSWWLALAYHSSGPQVGLVVIALSATRRLGRLWTYIRLFSATLLCVIVLAALLPALGPYAHYAPRVVPSEPLETVGALWHLEPVARLRAGTLHTLALGDLRGLATFPSFHVCLAILTAWALAPMPLLGPLAVLLNAAVIVATVGSGGHYLPDVLAGGLLALAALACRARRRGSTADPAARDPTTRRIEALEAIRPADA comes from the coding sequence ATGCGTCCAGACCGGGCCGTTCACGCCGGCCGCGCGCCCATCGTCCGCGCTCGAAACCCGGCACGTCCCTGGTGGCGCCTGCTGCGCCGGCACAGCACCGGCATCGCCGCGCCGGACCCGCGTCTCTGGGCCCTGACCCTGGCGATCGTCGCGGTCGACGCCGTCTGGATGGCCGCGTCCGGCATCGCCGCCGCGCCCCTGGGCTTCGCGCTCGCCGGCCTCGCCGTCCTCGTCCTGCTGAGCGCCGCCTCCTGCCTGAGCACGGTGAAGTCCGACCCGCCCCTGCGCGGCATGGCCCTGGCGAGCGCGTTCCTCATCGCCTTCACGGTGCCGGTGGCGGTCCTGCACTTCCTCGCCGCCGGGATCGGGCTGCCCTTCGTCGATCCCGCGCTGGCCCGCATCGAGGCCGCCCTCGGCTTCGACTGGACCGGTCACGTGGCGTTCCTGGCGCGGCACCCGACGCTGTCGTGGTGGCTGGCGCTCGCCTACCATTCCAGCGGCCCGCAGGTCGGGCTCGTGGTGATCGCGCTGAGCGCGACCCGCCGCCTCGGCCGGCTCTGGACCTACATCCGGCTGTTTTCCGCGACGCTGCTGTGCGTGATCGTCCTCGCCGCCCTGCTGCCGGCCCTCGGCCCCTACGCCCACTACGCCCCGCGGGTCGTCCCGTCCGAGCCCCTGGAGACGGTCGGCGCGCTCTGGCACCTTGAGCCGGTGGCGCGGCTGCGGGCCGGCACCCTGCACACGCTGGCGCTCGGCGACCTGCGCGGCCTCGCGACCTTCCCGTCCTTCCACGTGTGCCTCGCGATCCTCACGGCCTGGGCGCTGGCGCCGATGCCGCTCCTTGGCCCCCTGGCCGTCCTGCTGAACGCCGCCGTGATCGTCGCGACCGTCGGGTCGGGCGGTCATTACCTGCCGGACGTGCTGGCGGGCGGTCTCCTGGCCCTCGCGGCCCTGGCCTGCCGCGCCCGGCGGCGCGGGTCGACGGCCGATCCCGCCGCGCGCGATCCCACCACCCGGAGGATCGAGGCGCTCGAAGCGATCCGGCCCGCCGACGCCTGA
- a CDS encoding DMT family transporter translates to MLFLYGFALLAGIATAIEPGQNAGLAKSLARPLLAGVVSLVVSVAAICVAMLVTGQYGWPTLDRLAQVPWWAWLGGVMSAGLTMAQLSVSARIGAATFLGLIVTAGVVTSILLDHFGLVGFKVHEAGLWRILGGALMIGGVALVARF, encoded by the coding sequence ATGCTCTTCCTGTACGGCTTCGCGCTGCTCGCGGGCATCGCCACCGCGATCGAACCGGGCCAGAACGCGGGCCTCGCCAAGTCCCTCGCGCGGCCGCTGCTCGCCGGCGTGGTGAGCCTCGTCGTCAGCGTCGCGGCGATCTGCGTCGCCATGCTGGTGACGGGGCAGTACGGGTGGCCGACGCTGGACCGCCTCGCGCAGGTGCCCTGGTGGGCGTGGCTCGGCGGCGTGATGAGCGCGGGCCTGACGATGGCGCAGCTCTCCGTCTCCGCGCGGATCGGGGCCGCCACCTTTCTCGGACTGATCGTGACGGCGGGCGTCGTCACGTCGATCCTGCTCGACCATTTCGGCCTCGTGGGCTTCAAGGTCCACGAGGCCGGCCTGTGGCGCATCCTCGGCGGCGCCCTGATGATCGGCGGCGTGGCGCTGGTCGCCCGGTTCTGA
- a CDS encoding amino acid ABC transporter ATP-binding protein — protein sequence MIALSAIEKRFGDNPVLRGVDLAVPEGRVTALIGPSGSGKSTLLRCANLLEVPQAGTLTLGEIRLTFRPGSPPARRDVLAVRRQTGMVFQNFQLFPHRTVMENVTEGLVTVGKWPQARARARALELLERVGLAHKAADWPASLSGGQQQRVAIARALAPSPRLLLCDEPTSALDPELAAEVVDVLAGLAGEGTTMLMATHDLRLARRVADTVVFLEGGHIVEQGAAADVFARPADPRTRRFVRTLLGEAAEGA from the coding sequence GTGATCGCCCTGTCGGCCATCGAGAAGCGGTTCGGCGACAACCCGGTCCTGCGCGGCGTCGACCTCGCGGTGCCGGAGGGGCGGGTCACGGCGCTGATCGGCCCGTCGGGCTCGGGCAAGTCGACGCTCCTGCGCTGCGCGAACCTGCTGGAGGTCCCGCAGGCCGGGACGCTGACCCTCGGCGAGATCCGCCTCACCTTCCGGCCCGGCAGCCCGCCGGCGCGGCGGGACGTGCTCGCCGTGCGCCGGCAGACCGGGATGGTGTTCCAGAATTTCCAGCTCTTCCCCCACCGGACCGTGATGGAGAACGTCACCGAGGGGCTCGTCACCGTCGGCAAGTGGCCGCAGGCCCGGGCCCGGGCGCGCGCCCTGGAGCTGCTGGAGCGCGTCGGCCTCGCCCACAAGGCCGCGGACTGGCCCGCCAGCCTGTCGGGCGGCCAGCAGCAGCGGGTGGCGATCGCCCGGGCGCTGGCCCCGTCCCCGCGCCTGCTGCTCTGCGACGAGCCGACCTCGGCCCTCGATCCGGAACTCGCCGCCGAGGTGGTGGACGTGCTGGCCGGCCTCGCGGGCGAGGGCACGACCATGCTGATGGCGACCCACGACCTGCGCCTCGCGCGGCGCGTCGCCGACACGGTGGTGTTCCTGGAAGGGGGGCATATCGTCGAGCAGGGCGCGGCCGCCGACGTCTTCGCCCGGCCGGCCGACCCGCGCACCCGCCGGTTCGTCCGGACGCTGCTCGGCGAGGCGGCCGAAGGGGCGTGA
- the egtD gene encoding L-histidine N(alpha)-methyltransferase, protein MTDSMTDSSTDSSTDTFLRDALAGLSAEPKTLPGKYLWDETGSDLFDRICHSADYYPTAQEMTVLPQVAADVARRVTPGVTVVEFGSGASRKIRTLLDALPEPAAYVAIDISGAYLEAAIRRLAADYPGIPMIPVCADYSQPVQLPRGAGPGGILGFYPGTSIGNFDPRGARQFLERARATLGPSLFLVGADGTADPDRLQRAYGRADGLMAAFHRNILMRLNRELGADFDSDNFRHAVRICPDPLRVEAHLVATRPASYRLGDRTIAFAAGESVRTDTSHKYPADAFRALAAESGWQPRALWTGDGGDFNLHLLQAEA, encoded by the coding sequence ATGACCGACAGCATGACCGACAGCTCGACCGACAGCTCGACCGACACCTTCCTCCGGGACGCCCTCGCGGGCCTCTCCGCCGAGCCGAAGACGCTGCCGGGAAAGTATCTCTGGGACGAGACCGGCTCGGACCTGTTCGACAGGATCTGCCACAGCGCCGACTACTACCCGACCGCGCAGGAGATGACCGTCCTGCCGCAGGTCGCCGCAGACGTGGCGCGCCGGGTGACGCCGGGGGTGACCGTCGTCGAGTTCGGCAGCGGCGCGAGCCGCAAGATCCGCACGCTCCTCGACGCGCTGCCCGAACCGGCGGCCTACGTGGCGATCGACATCTCCGGGGCGTACCTGGAGGCCGCGATCCGGCGGCTCGCCGCCGATTACCCCGGCATCCCGATGATCCCGGTCTGCGCCGACTACTCGCAGCCGGTCCAGCTGCCGCGAGGTGCCGGGCCGGGGGGCATCCTGGGCTTCTATCCGGGAACGAGCATCGGCAACTTCGACCCGCGCGGGGCCCGGCAGTTCCTCGAGCGCGCGCGCGCCACGCTCGGGCCGAGCCTCTTCCTCGTCGGCGCGGACGGCACCGCCGACCCGGATCGCCTGCAGCGCGCCTACGGGCGCGCCGACGGCCTCATGGCCGCGTTCCACCGCAACATCCTGATGCGGCTGAACCGGGAACTCGGCGCCGATTTCGACAGCGACAATTTTCGGCACGCCGTGCGGATCTGCCCGGACCCGCTGCGGGTCGAGGCCCACCTCGTCGCGACCCGGCCGGCGAGCTACCGGCTGGGCGACCGGACCATCGCGTTCGCGGCGGGGGAGAGCGTCCGGACCGACACGTCGCACAAGTACCCGGCGGACGCCTTCCGGGCGCTCGCGGCCGAGAGCGGCTGGCAGCCCCGCGCCCTGTGGACGGGGGACGGCGGAGATTTCAACCTCCACCTGCTGCAGGCGGAGGCCTGA
- a CDS encoding MucR family transcriptional regulator: MEDSNPAPHQDPIDFVELTADIVSAYVANNSVPVPDLPSLLSGVHAALAGLGHATVTSEPEFKKATPAQIKKSITPDALISFIDGKPYKTLKRHLTGNGMTIEQYRQRYGLPPDYPTTASNYSAMRAEFARNAGLGHKRRGPAAKRSEPAETVAAEAGAGTKAPKGRKTRKAAAEA; this comes from the coding sequence ATGGAAGATAGCAATCCTGCACCGCATCAGGACCCGATCGATTTCGTCGAGCTGACCGCCGACATTGTTTCGGCTTATGTCGCCAACAACTCCGTTCCGGTTCCCGACCTCCCGTCGCTGCTGTCCGGCGTCCACGCCGCGCTGGCCGGTCTCGGGCACGCGACGGTCACGTCGGAGCCCGAATTCAAGAAGGCGACGCCCGCGCAGATCAAGAAGTCGATCACGCCCGACGCCCTGATCAGCTTCATCGACGGCAAGCCGTACAAGACGCTCAAGCGGCATCTCACCGGCAACGGCATGACGATCGAGCAGTACCGGCAGCGCTACGGGCTGCCGCCGGACTACCCGACGACCGCGTCCAACTACTCGGCGATGCGCGCCGAGTTCGCCCGCAACGCCGGCCTCGGCCACAAGCGCCGCGGCCCGGCCGCCAAGCGGAGCGAGCCCGCGGAGACCGTCGCGGCGGAGGCCGGCGCCGGCACGAAGGCTCCCAAGGGCCGCAAGACCCGGAAGGCCGCCGCGGAGGCGTGA
- a CDS encoding DUF4336 domain-containing protein, translating to MPDATYPPLDVLKPVAEGVWIVDSGPLRALGIPLPVRMTVVRLGDGSVWLHSPTRYDAGLHRAIAALGPIRHLVAPNIAHWTFLKDWQTQCPEALTWAAPNLRERRQVRRAGLRVDRVLEDAPPPDWAADLRQIVVPGGFGFREVAFFHSTSRTLILTDLVLNLEPAKMPALLRPLLRLARMTPPHGEPPPYLRLVIKLRRRDAARAAADLVGLAPERVVFAHGPWFAADGAARLKRSLRWLGTPS from the coding sequence TTGCCGGACGCGACCTATCCACCCCTCGACGTGCTCAAGCCGGTGGCCGAGGGCGTCTGGATCGTCGACAGCGGGCCGCTCCGCGCCCTCGGCATCCCCCTGCCCGTCCGGATGACCGTCGTCCGTCTCGGGGACGGATCGGTCTGGCTGCACTCCCCCACGCGCTACGACGCGGGACTGCACCGCGCGATCGCCGCGCTCGGACCGATCCGCCACCTGGTCGCGCCCAACATCGCCCACTGGACCTTCCTGAAGGACTGGCAGACCCAGTGTCCGGAGGCCCTGACCTGGGCAGCCCCCAACCTGCGCGAGCGTCGCCAGGTCCGCCGCGCCGGCCTGCGCGTCGACCGGGTCCTGGAGGATGCGCCGCCGCCCGATTGGGCGGCGGACCTGCGCCAGATCGTCGTGCCGGGCGGATTCGGCTTCCGGGAAGTCGCGTTCTTCCACAGCACGAGCCGCACGCTGATCCTGACCGATCTCGTCCTCAACCTGGAGCCCGCGAAGATGCCGGCGCTGCTGCGTCCGCTCCTGCGCCTCGCCCGCATGACGCCGCCGCACGGCGAGCCGCCGCCCTACCTGCGCCTCGTGATCAAGCTCCGGCGGCGCGACGCCGCGCGGGCGGCCGCGGATCTCGTCGGCCTGGCGCCGGAGCGGGTCGTGTTCGCGCACGGACCCTGGTTCGCCGCGGACGGTGCGGCGCGCCTGAAGCGCTCCCTCCGCTGGCTCGGGACGCCGTCCTGA
- a CDS encoding SDR family oxidoreductase, which yields MADLSGKTVLVTAAGQGIGRASALAFARAGARVHATDINADALADLRADNLSTATLDVLDAEAVGALVARIGAVDILFNCAGTVHAGTILEMRDDELDFALDLNVKAMIRTIRAVLPGMLERRDGAIVNMASVASSVKGVPNRFAYGVTKAAVIGLTKAVAADYVGHNVRCNAICPGTVESPSLQERIRQQGDYEQTRAAFIARQPIGRLGTPEEIADLAVYLAGATYTTGQAVVIDGGWTI from the coding sequence ATGGCAGATCTTTCTGGAAAGACGGTCCTGGTCACGGCGGCGGGTCAGGGGATCGGGCGCGCCAGCGCGCTCGCCTTCGCCCGCGCCGGGGCGCGGGTCCACGCCACCGACATCAACGCGGACGCCCTCGCCGACCTGCGCGCCGACAACCTCAGCACCGCGACCCTCGACGTGCTGGACGCGGAGGCGGTCGGGGCCCTGGTCGCGCGCATCGGCGCGGTCGACATCCTGTTCAACTGCGCCGGCACCGTCCACGCCGGCACCATCCTGGAGATGCGCGACGACGAGCTCGACTTCGCCCTCGACCTCAACGTCAAGGCGATGATCCGCACGATCCGGGCGGTCCTGCCCGGCATGCTGGAGCGCCGCGACGGCGCCATCGTCAACATGGCCTCGGTGGCCTCCTCGGTGAAGGGCGTGCCCAACCGCTTCGCCTACGGGGTGACGAAGGCGGCGGTGATCGGCCTGACCAAGGCGGTGGCCGCCGACTATGTCGGCCACAACGTCCGCTGCAACGCCATCTGCCCCGGCACGGTGGAGAGCCCGTCGCTGCAGGAGCGCATCCGCCAGCAGGGCGACTACGAGCAGACCCGCGCGGCCTTCATCGCGCGCCAGCCGATCGGCCGGCTCGGCACGCCTGAGGAGATCGCCGACCTCGCCGTCTACCTCGCGGGCGCGACCTACACGACCGGCCAGGCCGTCGTGATCGACGGCGGCTGGACGATCTGA
- a CDS encoding DMT family transporter, which yields MSKWYLYGIALVAGVANAIEPGQNATLAKVTGQPMLAGLFCFGLAIACFLAAMAVARLRGRSQAEAATPVPWWAWPGGVLGAAVVLAQLYISEKVGAAPFLGCVITAGVVGSIILDHHGLVGFARHRAGRWRILGGALMVAGVALVAAF from the coding sequence TTGTCCAAGTGGTATCTCTACGGCATCGCCCTCGTGGCCGGCGTCGCGAACGCCATCGAGCCGGGCCAGAACGCCACGCTGGCGAAGGTCACGGGGCAGCCGATGCTGGCCGGCCTGTTCTGCTTCGGCCTCGCGATCGCCTGCTTCCTCGCCGCGATGGCCGTCGCCCGGCTGCGCGGCCGCTCCCAGGCCGAAGCGGCCACGCCCGTGCCCTGGTGGGCTTGGCCGGGCGGCGTGCTCGGGGCGGCGGTCGTCCTGGCGCAGCTCTACATCTCCGAGAAAGTCGGCGCGGCGCCATTCCTGGGCTGCGTGATCACCGCGGGCGTGGTCGGCTCGATCATCCTCGACCATCACGGCCTCGTGGGCTTCGCGCGCCACCGCGCCGGGCGCTGGCGCATCCTCGGCGGCGCGCTGATGGTCGCGGGCGTCGCCCTCGTGGCGGCGTTCTGA
- a CDS encoding methyltransferase: protein MTRSVSTAAPFPADEEAVLALARALRETGYTFTTVTPATHAHVNARPRHAEARSLRDVFGWSRPFRADLVPEPILRLMRAAGAVIEDGPLLRPTLRVSSLDGELFAHSAYPPSAADAVFFGPDTMRFAAGVIAHLEARSRPVRRAVDIGCGSGAAGICVAKRAPGAEVVLVDINPAAMRAARVNARLAGTDGVDVRRSDLLRDVEGPFDLIVSNPPFMIDTAERAYRHGGGPLGAGLPLAVAEQAAGRLAPGGSLVLFTGAAIVDGADPFRDAVADLCGWAGLDWTYREFDPDAYGEELATPAYDAVERLALVVLTATRPVTRP from the coding sequence ATGACGCGTTCCGTTTCGACTGCCGCTCCGTTTCCCGCGGACGAGGAGGCGGTGCTGGCGCTGGCGCGCGCCCTGCGCGAGACCGGCTACACCTTCACCACCGTGACTCCGGCCACCCACGCCCACGTCAACGCCCGGCCGCGGCACGCCGAGGCGCGCAGCCTGCGCGACGTGTTCGGTTGGAGCCGGCCGTTCCGCGCCGACCTGGTCCCGGAGCCGATCCTGCGCCTGATGCGGGCGGCCGGCGCCGTGATCGAGGACGGCCCGCTGCTGCGGCCGACGCTGCGCGTCTCCAGCCTCGACGGCGAGCTGTTCGCCCATTCCGCGTATCCCCCGAGCGCGGCCGACGCGGTGTTCTTCGGTCCCGACACGATGCGCTTCGCCGCGGGGGTGATCGCGCATCTCGAGGCGCGGTCGCGGCCGGTGCGGCGCGCGGTCGATATCGGCTGCGGCTCGGGTGCGGCCGGGATCTGCGTCGCCAAGCGGGCACCGGGCGCCGAGGTGGTGCTCGTGGACATCAACCCGGCGGCCATGCGGGCGGCGCGCGTCAACGCCCGGCTCGCCGGGACCGACGGGGTCGATGTCCGCCGCAGCGACCTGCTGCGCGACGTCGAGGGCCCGTTCGACCTCATCGTGTCCAACCCGCCCTTCATGATCGACACGGCGGAACGGGCCTACCGGCACGGCGGCGGCCCCCTCGGGGCCGGGCTTCCGCTCGCGGTGGCCGAGCAGGCGGCCGGGCGGCTCGCGCCCGGCGGCAGCCTCGTCCTGTTCACCGGCGCGGCCATCGTCGACGGGGCGGACCCGTTCCGCGACGCCGTGGCCGACCTCTGCGGCTGGGCCGGGCTGGACTGGACCTACCGCGAGTTCGATCCGGACGCGTACGGCGAGGAACTCGCGACGCCCGCCTACGACGCGGTCGAGCGGCTCGCCCTCGTCGTCCTGACCGCCACGCGCCCGGTGACCCGGCCATGA
- a CDS encoding OPT family oligopeptide transporter: MDARSPTITPTTQDRQAELTLRGIALGAAITVVFMAANLYMGLKTGMTFSSSIPAAMISMGAFRLMGGAGILENNIVQTQASAAGTLCNVILALPGLVLVGHWHGFPFWQTTAVCLLGGLLGVAFSIPLRRALVSGSDLPYPEGIAAAEVLRTGHEEQGGHGLRDLLGAAAAAGTIGLATTGLKVLGEGLNGAVSLGGAVFRTGTGFSLALVGVGYLVGIGACLALLTGVLIAWGIAVPILTALSPDPAKSAGAAAEAVWSGQVRLMGAGIIAVGGLWTVGSLARPILGSIRAALSGSGGLGKDHPREDRDLPITWVAAATLGLCVPLALLFWAFAGAADLGGLTIVLAVAATLFTVLFGFLMAAACGYLAGLLGSSSSPISGIGILTTMATALLLPLVLGHSAGPEGDRFVTGMALLLTSVIITTSSIANDNLQDLKTGQVLGATPWHQQVALILGVGVGAVVIAPLLSLLYEAYGFVGAPARDGQDAGSAMPAPQAALMTQIANGITHGELPWTMVLIGAGLGVVLVAAETWLKRRDLTFPALTVGIGMYLPLSVEMTIAIGGILGWVAERRLRARVGAKGDAKADRTVGTARRRGVLLASGFLVGESFVGVLLAGTDLLAGHSSAIAVAGKDFAPYATGLGLAVFLAGLAVYLRMVSRPEAVPREA, translated from the coding sequence ATGGACGCCCGCAGCCCGACGATCACGCCGACGACGCAGGACCGTCAGGCCGAGCTGACCCTGCGGGGGATCGCGCTCGGCGCGGCCATCACGGTCGTGTTCATGGCCGCCAACCTCTACATGGGCCTGAAGACCGGGATGACGTTCTCGTCCTCGATCCCGGCCGCGATGATCTCGATGGGCGCGTTCCGGCTGATGGGCGGCGCCGGCATCCTCGAGAACAACATCGTGCAGACGCAGGCCTCGGCGGCCGGCACCCTGTGCAACGTCATCCTGGCGCTTCCCGGGCTCGTCCTCGTCGGCCACTGGCACGGCTTCCCGTTCTGGCAGACCACGGCGGTCTGCCTGCTGGGTGGCCTGCTCGGCGTCGCCTTCTCGATCCCGCTCCGCCGCGCGCTCGTGTCGGGCAGCGATCTCCCCTATCCCGAGGGCATCGCCGCCGCGGAGGTGCTCAGGACCGGCCACGAGGAGCAGGGCGGCCACGGCCTGCGGGACCTGCTCGGGGCCGCTGCGGCCGCCGGGACGATCGGGCTCGCCACCACGGGGCTGAAGGTTCTGGGCGAGGGGCTCAACGGCGCGGTCAGCCTCGGCGGCGCGGTGTTCCGCACCGGGACCGGCTTCTCGCTGGCGCTGGTCGGCGTCGGCTACCTCGTGGGCATCGGCGCCTGCCTCGCGCTGCTGACCGGCGTCCTGATCGCCTGGGGGATCGCGGTCCCGATCCTCACCGCCCTGTCGCCCGATCCCGCCAAGTCGGCGGGCGCGGCCGCCGAGGCGGTCTGGTCGGGCCAAGTGCGCCTCATGGGCGCCGGGATCATCGCGGTGGGCGGGCTCTGGACCGTGGGCTCGCTGGCGCGCCCGATCCTCGGGAGCATCCGCGCCGCCCTGTCGGGCAGCGGCGGTCTCGGCAAGGATCACCCGCGCGAGGACCGCGACCTGCCGATCACCTGGGTGGCCGCCGCGACCCTGGGCCTGTGCGTGCCGCTCGCGCTGCTGTTCTGGGCCTTCGCCGGGGCCGCCGACCTCGGCGGCCTGACGATCGTGCTGGCGGTGGCCGCCACCCTGTTCACCGTCCTGTTCGGCTTCCTGATGGCGGCGGCCTGCGGCTACCTCGCGGGCCTGCTGGGCTCCTCGTCGAGCCCGATCTCGGGGATCGGCATCCTGACCACGATGGCGACCGCGCTGCTCCTGCCCCTGGTCCTGGGGCATTCCGCCGGGCCCGAGGGAGACCGGTTCGTCACCGGCATGGCGCTGCTGCTGACGTCGGTCATCATCACCACCTCGTCGATCGCCAACGACAACCTGCAGGACCTGAAGACCGGGCAGGTGCTCGGCGCCACGCCCTGGCACCAGCAGGTCGCGCTCATCCTCGGCGTCGGGGTCGGCGCCGTGGTGATCGCCCCGCTCCTGTCGCTGCTCTACGAGGCCTACGGCTTCGTCGGTGCCCCCGCGCGGGACGGGCAGGACGCGGGGAGCGCCATGCCGGCGCCCCAGGCGGCCCTGATGACCCAGATCGCCAACGGCATCACGCACGGCGAGTTGCCCTGGACCATGGTGCTGATCGGCGCCGGGCTCGGGGTGGTCCTGGTGGCGGCCGAGACGTGGCTGAAGCGGCGCGACCTCACCTTCCCGGCGCTGACGGTCGGCATCGGCATGTACCTGCCGCTCTCGGTGGAGATGACGATCGCCATCGGCGGCATCCTCGGCTGGGTCGCCGAGCGCCGGCTGCGCGCCCGGGTCGGCGCGAAGGGCGACGCGAAGGCTGACAGGACGGTCGGCACTGCCCGCCGCCGGGGTGTCCTCCTCGCGTCCGGGTTCCTCGTCGGCGAGAGCTTCGTGGGCGTGCTGCTCGCCGGCACCGACCTACTGGCGGGCCACAGCTCGGCGATCGCCGTGGCCGGCAAGGATTTCGCGCCCTACGCCACCGGGCTCGGCCTCGCGGTCTTCCTGGCGGGGCTCGCCGTCTACCTGCGGATGGTCTCGCGACCGGAAGCGGTCCCGCGGGAGGCGTGA
- a CDS encoding YgjV family protein, protein MNAASFLYSWSAAAATHLDLFGSLGLILGFTAGVMPRRAWILAASAACAACFGAHYLTLGALTGTAMCAISVLQSLVSLRCVGAPGRGGWVPPVFAASTLAAACLTAATWNGWPSACAAAGSLLATGARLQAAPQAMRQLFLGASLCWAGHNLLVGSVFGLTCDVLTILGLAIALLRAAPVPPMEPVAPDCARA, encoded by the coding sequence ATGAACGCCGCATCATTCCTGTATTCCTGGTCCGCCGCCGCCGCGACGCACCTCGATCTGTTCGGGTCGCTGGGCCTGATCCTGGGCTTTACTGCGGGGGTGATGCCGCGGCGCGCCTGGATCCTCGCGGCCTCGGCGGCCTGTGCCGCCTGCTTCGGCGCGCATTACCTGACGCTCGGGGCGCTCACCGGGACGGCGATGTGCGCCATCTCGGTGCTGCAGAGCCTCGTCTCCCTCCGCTGCGTCGGCGCGCCCGGCCGGGGCGGCTGGGTGCCGCCGGTCTTCGCCGCGAGCACCCTCGCGGCGGCGTGCCTGACGGCGGCCACGTGGAACGGCTGGCCGTCGGCCTGCGCGGCCGCGGGCTCGCTGCTCGCCACCGGCGCGCGGCTCCAGGCGGCGCCGCAGGCGATGCGGCAGCTCTTCCTCGGCGCCTCCCTGTGCTGGGCCGGGCACAATCTGCTGGTGGGCTCGGTCTTCGGCCTGACCTGCGACGTGCTGACGATCCTCGGTCTCGCGATCGCGCTGCTGCGCGCCGCCCCGGTCCCGCCGATGGAGCCGGTCGCGCCCGACTGCGCGCGGGCGTGA
- a CDS encoding DUF2243 domain-containing protein, with amino-acid sequence MSAGILFGLGLGGFFDGIVLHQILQWHHMLSSWYPIDTIPNLELNTRWDGFFHSATYVFVVLGLFLLWRAAHRTHLYWSSKLLAGSLLIGWGLFNLVEGLIDHEILGVHHVNERAPPEQWLYWDIGFLLWGGAMLAAGLGLVVVGKGEEASLARNPA; translated from the coding sequence GTGAGCGCCGGCATCCTGTTCGGGCTCGGCCTCGGCGGCTTCTTCGACGGGATCGTGCTGCACCAGATCCTGCAATGGCACCACATGCTGAGCAGCTGGTACCCGATCGACACGATCCCGAACCTCGAGCTGAACACCCGCTGGGACGGCTTCTTCCACAGCGCGACCTACGTCTTCGTGGTCCTCGGGCTGTTCCTCCTCTGGCGCGCCGCGCACCGCACGCACCTCTACTGGTCCAGCAAGCTGCTCGCCGGGTCGCTCCTGATCGGCTGGGGCCTGTTCAACCTCGTCGAGGGCCTGATCGACCACGAGATCCTCGGCGTGCACCACGTCAACGAGCGGGCACCGCCGGAGCAGTGGCTCTACTGGGACATCGGCTTCCTGCTCTGGGGCGGCGCCATGCTGGCCGCGGGTCTGGGCCTCGTGGTGGTCGGCAAGGGCGAGGAGGCGTCGCTGGCGCGGAATCCCGCGTGA
- a CDS encoding CDP-diacylglycerol diphosphatase, with product MRGTLVVATLLAFSAVPAAIAANPVRDVLWVALQGCVLAKKAADRSFPCLAVDLGDAARPGTAVLRAPGQPTHTVVMPTDSVSGIEAPVLQGPRGAAYWRAALAARHYVSDALQGRLPPSAVGLEVNSVGGRSQDQLHIHLDCMRRSVTAALKAHGDAVGDSWAPFPVPLAEVSYLAMRVPADAVAAFNPFAALARVPGWQGHLHDASFAAVEADPGDPRGGMILLAYREPEASAEYLMDHGCRVARHGRAG from the coding sequence ATGCGTGGTACTCTGGTCGTCGCGACCCTTCTCGCCTTCTCGGCGGTGCCGGCCGCCATCGCGGCCAATCCGGTGCGGGACGTGCTCTGGGTGGCGCTGCAGGGCTGCGTGCTCGCCAAGAAGGCCGCGGACCGGAGCTTTCCCTGCCTCGCGGTCGATCTCGGCGACGCCGCGCGCCCGGGAACGGCGGTGCTGCGGGCGCCGGGTCAGCCCACCCACACGGTGGTGATGCCCACCGACAGCGTCTCGGGCATCGAGGCCCCCGTGCTCCAGGGACCGCGAGGGGCGGCCTACTGGCGGGCGGCGCTCGCGGCCCGGCACTACGTGTCGGACGCGCTGCAGGGCCGTCTGCCCCCCTCCGCGGTGGGCCTGGAGGTGAACTCCGTGGGCGGCCGCAGCCAGGATCAGCTGCACATCCACCTCGACTGCATGCGCCGGAGCGTCACGGCGGCCCTGAAGGCCCACGGCGACGCCGTCGGCGACAGCTGGGCCCCGTTCCCGGTGCCGCTGGCGGAGGTGTCCTACCTCGCCATGCGGGTCCCGGCCGACGCGGTCGCGGCGTTCAACCCGTTCGCCGCTCTGGCCCGCGTGCCCGGCTGGCAGGGCCACCTGCACGACGCGAGCTTCGCGGCGGTGGAGGCCGATCCCGGGGATCCGCGGGGCGGGATGATCCTGCTCGCCTATCGGGAGCCGGAGGCCAGCGCCGAATACCTGATGGATCACGGCTGCCGGGTGGCCAGGCACGGCCGGGCCGGCTGA